From Hydractinia symbiolongicarpus strain clone_291-10 chromosome 11, HSymV2.1, whole genome shotgun sequence, the proteins below share one genomic window:
- the LOC130614761 gene encoding uncharacterized protein LOC130614761, whose protein sequence is MKNSLEKAPQGVSPKVDVSEFGKHTIQHFVQYLHGNGEAVVFLDWREMINLYKISFKFQVKLVIDLMIEKGKNLISKDNIYEAIIMIDSHDINEWLDCCCSVLLANKDLMKTKEWEDLIETNPKTMARLFQLYFTKSNNGWPILQSPRKSPQK, encoded by the coding sequence ATGAAAAATAGTCTGGAGAAAGCACCTCAAGGCGTTAGTCCAAAAGTTGATGTGAGTGAGTTTGGTAAACATACCATTCAACATTTTGTGCAGTATTTACATGGAAATGGAGAAGCAGTTGTATTTTTAGATTGGAGAGAAATGATTAACTTGTACAAAATATCTTTCAAATTTCAAGTGAAGCTTGTGATAGATTTGATGATTGAGAAGGGAAAAAATCTCATTTCAAAGGACAACATATATGAAGCCATCATAATGATCGATTCGCATGATATCAATGAATGGTTGGATTGTTGTTGTAGTGTTCTGCTGGCAAATAAAGATTTAATGAAAACGAAAGAATGGGAAGATTTGATCGAAACAAATCCAAAAACCATGGCAAGATTGTTTCAATTATATTTCACAAAGTCTAATAATGGTTGGCCAATTTTACAAAGTCCACGAAAGAGTCcacagaaataa
- the LOC130613576 gene encoding uncharacterized protein LOC130613576 produces MAISDVLNLRQLFDITEAQVRSLQSLGVESQNFGSMLIPVLLQKLPGELRLIISRQLGKNAWKVSEVMQAFKTELEAREKVSTGQEESPCFSGASLYVGNRRNFDAKERKCAFCENPGHKPQFCSIVSKPTARSSILKRKGLCFLCLQSGHVARHCTVRWKCFKCKGRHHVSICNKGNRDQDSNDQNEGEGTSNNVANTECDFNAVLLQTASAEIFSDDKNCHRFRILFDSGSQMSYISPQAAEKLKLKTIDKKQMCLKTFGGAKQNKTLDMVRFTVKTKNDEENITVNAFVSEICYPLTNQNIEGAKSNYPFLCRLDLADSNPKNQPLSVDILIGGDYYWSFMKNDMKRSTKGGPTAISSKLGYILSGGVMGTKLDTSVNIVNTHVLKVQNELSENKTLEDLVQGFWNIETMGIKKSEENEISDHGIEAGVTFKKDRYEVKLPIKDHDLLEDNYDLSKQRLKNMIKIFKNKSELLKQYDNIIREQESCQIIEKAPDE; encoded by the coding sequence ATGGCTATTTCTGACGTTCTTAATTTACGCCAATTGTTCGATATAACTGAGGCGCAAGTGCGTAGTTTACAATCTTTAGGAGTTGAATCTCAAAACTTTGGCTCAATGCTTATACCTGTGTTATTGCAAAAACTGCCAGGAGAATTGCGTCTGATTATTAGTCGCCAACTTGGAAAAAACGCATGGAAAGTAAGCGAGGTTATGCAAGCTTTTAAAACTGAATTAGAAGCGCGAGAAAAAGTTTCAACCGGTCAGGAGGAAAGCCCTTGTTTTTCTGGTGCTTCCCTTTATGTTGGAAATCGACGGAATTTCGATGCGAAAGAGAGAAAATGTGCTTTTTGTGAAAACCCAGGGCACAAACCGCAATTTTGCTCTATTGTTTCCAAACCGACTGCGCGCTCTTCCATTTTAAAAAGGAAAGGATTATGCTTTTTATGTCTACAGTCAGGTCATGTAGCAAGACACTGCACAGTTAGatggaaatgttttaaatgtaaGGGACGTCATCATGTGTCTATTTGCAATAAGGGTAATCGAGACCAGGATAGCAATGATCAGAATGAAGGTGAGGGAACTTCAAATAACGTGGCGAATACTGAATGTGATTTTAACGCAGTTTTGTTACAAACTGCGTCTGCGGAAATTTTTTCTGATGATAAAAACTGTCACAGGTTTAGAATTTTGTTTGATAGTGGCAGTCAAATGTCATACATTTCTCCGCAAGCGGcggaaaaattgaaattgaaaacAATCGACAAAAAACAAATGTGTCTTAAAACGTTTGGAGGagctaaacaaaacaaaactttggaCATGGTTAGATTTACCGTTAAAACGAAAAATGACGAAGAAAATATTACGGTAAACGCGTTCGTATCCGAAATATGCTATCCTTTGACAAACCAAAACATCGAGGGTGCAAAATCTAACTACCCATTTCTGTGTCGTCTCGATTTAGCAGACAGTAATCCAAAAAATCAACCATTAAGTGTGGATATTTTGATTGGCGGGGATTATTATTGGTCCTTTATGAAAAACGACATGAAACGTAGCACCAAAGGTGGGCCCACAGCAATTTCATCAAAACTGGGATATATTTTAAGTGGCGGAGTCATGGGTACTAAATTGGATACTTCAGTGAACATTGTTAATACTCATGTTTTAAaagtgcaaaatgagttgagtgAAAATAAAACACTTGAAGACTTGGTTCAGGGATTTTGGAACATCGAGACTATGGGAATTAAAAAATCAGAAGAAAACGAAATTTCGGATCATGGTATTGAAGCAGGtgtgacatttaaaaaagaTCGTTATGAGGTCAAGCTACCCATAAAAGATCACGATCTGCTTGAAGATAACTATGATCTTTCAAAACAAAGATTAAAAAAcatgattaaaattttcaaaaacaaaagcgaATTGTTGAAACAATACGATAACATTATTCGAGAACAAGAAAGTTGTCAAATAATTGAAAAGGCACCAGATGAATAA
- the LOC130613578 gene encoding uncharacterized protein LOC130613578, which yields MEPAPSIATPLFDVLARFRANNIAFIGNIEKAFLQISLFPGHRDYVRFLWFKNIDTIDFDNFDNNVLEEWRICRVLFGLTASPFLLNATLLKHIKNSDDIDPKFTERFLNSLHVDDLNGGSKNVDEGFTFYCKVKDRLAEASFNMRKFQSNASKLEALVNERYKGPLEVNHEGNTTKVLGLQWLKDSDKIGFNFEEIKQKFHAKPDTTKRNVLQAIASIFKPLGLINPIIVKMKTYFQDLCIQNVKWDSPLSEEHLKIWSGIVQELHEVPSIQVDRNYCYNDENDPYKSVQLHGFSDASKAAYGCCVYIRFETESGKIKTALVSSKSRVAPIKSQTIPRLELLGALMLARLVVYSWIKNSDKIYKPFVQNRLTEIRRLFDVKCLKLVGTNDNPADISSRGSSPLKLSTRSLWFEGPGFLSLLENEWPRLQVGDKFLPESSCEEKLSLNVNTEFTCLKSDSDVVNDPCLSEIIKVDNYNSFKKLVRVTAYVLRFIRRCKEEKKRNEKKTTNTLLLTTREWPEDLSVEEIKFAKFKWLKLFQWKVQNNKNFEVFLLEVKLGLFKDDDGVLRCKGRVQNSPLPYDTRHPVFLPTQCELLPLIVSDSHCAVGHNGPRDTLCHVRKQFWIPRLRQVVRNLLRNCTLCKRFESKAFTYPSTSALPDFRLSLNFAFTNIGIDYAGPLYIRDIYSRSDVHKAWICLITCASSRAVYLDISTDLSASACVNVLKRFVNKNGAPKVINSDNGSNFISKEVQHFASSHGIKWCFNIEAAPWQGGYFERLIQSLKRCLKKVLFKTLVDYEEMLTILSAIKRILNNRPLTFIYDDVNESPLTPNQLIYGKNVSIDYEEYNGEKSDELTVRAKYIKTVLDHFWKRWLNEYVVDLREFHKQKKKKLQSSYEIEVNDAVLIHDDVKTRAKWKIGRVTELLKSKDARIRAAKVLVATLNKLYPVEQSDRDYENDKEDNDEIKIDFINEDDIIVFGGEC from the exons ATGGAACCTGCCCCCTCCATAGCCACGCCTTTGTTCGATGTTTTAGCCAGATTTCGAGCCAACAACATAGCTTTTATTGGTAATATAGAAAAAGCTTTTTTACAAATATCCTTGTTTCCAGGCCATCGAGACTATGTAAGATTTTTGTGGTTTAAGAACATTGATACTATAGATTTTGACAATTTTGATAATAACGTTTTAGAGGAATGGCGAATTTGTAGAGTTTTATTTGGTTTAACAGCCTCGCCATTTTTGCTGAACGCAACGCTTTtgaaacatattaaaaattctGATGACATTGATCCTaaatttaccgaacgatttttaaattctttacaTGTCGATGATTTAAATGGCGGCTCTAAAAATGTTGACGAAGGGTTTACGTTTTATTGTAAAGTTAAAGATCGTTTAGCAGAAGCAAGTTTTAATATGCGTAAATTTCAGTCCAATGCTTCAAAACTTGAAGCTCTCGTTAACGAACGTTACAAAGGGCCTCTTGAGGTAAACCATGAAGGCAACACAACAAAAGTTTTGGGATTACAGTGGCTTAAAGATAGTGATAAAATTGGGTTTAATTTTGAGGAGATAAAGCAGAAATTTCATGCGAAGCCCGATACAACGAAGCGCAACGTATTACAAGCAATAGCGTCAATTTTTAAACCACTTGGCTTGATAAATCCTATTATCGTTAAAATGAAAACCTATTTTCAAGATTTATGTATTCAGAATGTAAAGTGGGATTCTCCTTTATCGGAAGAACACTTAAAGATATGGTCAGGTATTGTGCAAGAGTTACACGAAGTCCCCTCTATTCAAGTTGATAGAAATTATTGTTATAATGATGAGAACGATCCGTATAAGTCTGTCCAATTACATGGTTTTAGTGACGCGTCTAAAGCAGCATACGGATGTTGTGTTTATATTCGATTTGAAACAGAATCCGGTAAGATTAAAACTGCTTTGGTATCGAGTAAATCGCGTGTTGCTCCAATTAAGTCACAAACCATACCTCGCTTAGAATTATTGGGAGCTTTAATGTTAGCAAGACT TGTTGTGTATTCTTGGATTAAAAACAgtgataaaatttataaaccTTTCGTACAAAATAGATTGACTGAGATAAGAAGATTATTTGATGTAAAATGCTTGAAATTAGTTGGCACTAATGATAATCCTGCCGATATTAGTTCCAGAGGTTCTTCGCCATTAAAGCTCTCCACTAGGAGTCTCTGGTTTGAGGGTCCAGGTTTTCTATCTTTACTAGAAAACGAGTGGCCGCGTCTGCAAGTTGGAGACAAGTTCTTGCCGGAGTCTTCCTGTGAAGAGAAACTTTCATTGAATGTTAATACAGAGTTCACGTGTTTAAAAAGTGACTCTGATGTAGTTAATGATCCTTGTTTATCTGAGATCATTAAAGTTGATAATtataatagttttaaaaaattggtgCGCGTTACGGCGTATGTATTACGATTTATAAGAAGAtgtaaagaagaaaagaagagaAATGAAAAGAAGACTACTAACACATTATTACTAACAACAAGGGAGTGGCCCGAAGATTTGTCGGTGGAAGAGATTAAGTTTGCGAAATTCAAGTGGTTAAAACTGTTTCAGTGGAAGGTCCAGAATAACAAGAATTTTGAAGTATTTCTACTTGAAGTGAAACTTGGTCTTTTTAAGGATGACGATGGAGTTCTGCGATGTAAAGGTCGTGTACAAAATTCACCTTTACCATACGACACTCGGCATCCAGTGTTTTTACCTACACAATGTGAGCTTTTGCCTCTTATTGTTTCGGATTCACATTGTGCTGTTGGTCATAATGGACCACGTGACACTCTTTGTCACGTGCGTAAACAATTTTGGATACCGCGTCTCAGACAAGTTGTTAGAAATTTATTACGTAACTGTACATTGTGTAAAAGATTTGAAAGTAAAGCGTTTACTTACCCAAGTACTTCTGCGTTACCTGATTTTCGTTTGTCGTTGAACTTTGCCTTCACAAATATTGGAATCGATTATGCAGGTCCGTTGTATATACGAGATATTTATTCACGTTCTGATGTACATAAAGCGTGGATTTGTTTGATTACTTGTGCTAGCAGTAGAGCTGTTTATTTGGATATTAGTACTGATCTGTCTGCTTCAGCTTGTGTTAATGTTTTAAaacgttttgtaaataaaaatggagCTCCGAAAGTTATCAACTCAGACAATGGTTCTAACTTCATTAGTAAAGAAGTTCAACATTTTGCATCATCACATGGCATTAAGTGGTGTTTTAATATTGAAGCTGCCCCCTGGCAGGGTGGATATTTCGAAAGGCTAATTCAGTCTCTTAAACGTTGTTtgaaaaaagtactttttaaaactttagttgATTATGAAGAGATGTTGACTATTTTGTCAGCAATTAAACGCATACTTAATAACCGTCCTTTGACGTTTATTTACGACGATGTTAACGAAAGTCCATTAACTCCGAATCAATTAATATACGGAAAAAACGTTAGTATCGATTATGAAGAATACAATGGCGAAAAAAGTGACGAGTTGACAGTTCGCGCGAAGTACATAAAAACTGTGCTCGATCATTTTTGGAAACGTTGGTTAAATGAATACGTTGTCGATTTACGCGAATTTCACaaacagaagaagaaaaagctaCAGTCCTCTTACGAAATTGAAGTAAACGATGCTGTTCTTATACACGATGATGTTAAAACTAGAGCAAAATGGAAGATAGGTCGAGTAACGGAATTGTTGAAAAGCAAGGACGCTCGTATACGTGCAGCAAAGGTATTAGTCGCAACTTTGAACAAACTTTATCCTGTTGAACAGTCTGATCGTGACTACGAGAATGACAAGGAAGATAACGAcgaaattaaaattgactttatAAACGAAGATGACATCATCGTTTTTGGTGGGGAGTGttaa
- the LOC130614748 gene encoding uncharacterized protein LOC130614748, with product MLFQIAYTVSCVFLCFHSTNGYSEIWRKPRNVIAGHSYFEDVSQDKMQQFHIQHDKTRVCLETDGRNFISTVCDDKNQNQIFKFRPTGHNEGNIESIGQRKCLADYGSGFTWRSCSDASRYSSQMIWTCHTPLTEKGGVWQDRDWVGLKLKSAKKCLSVQTDGAVRSKTCAEVKGDDEQKIIVKDRKGMNLCAKAGYFGPRTNDTSYYYFKHPKFKLPTFDRYVRVFMVYGNGVYRAFSSKYGSGSRATAKITEHAQDTMNIVDKLYRKARLRFVLVGVEEWNVQDKIPKATDSRSLHANFKKYCQGLRKRENNNFDIAVYFFDGDMYGAGGTATSNFCRQSNWNEVFIIATLGGDSRLKARDLANTLTHEFAHELDSYQHTWDPPHTCPTYHLFGARCTLGGNDWPKGLSSNEITKLRDISYDCLKNKPNQNLVLQCGNGRIDPGEECDCGRDQNCLRNNPCCDGQICKLKLRAECSNERCCSNCKWNRASSSCQGSIKNMNGDFGVINQPDTKTKNNFESWKIETSRGSKAVLFLTMSLFEFEEGCPYDYIQVHDGPNARSKVLGKFCRTPINMKVQASSNFMFVTLKTDSSHESKFKMVYTTQSNLKENDVTKYLIKTKSGDCLSTYNGLVRMSRTCNEEFILTKSHHLKHVATGKCAEPDKYYGRIYPNAQLKLISDCTSQSGKFGIIGNGKLLNGISGLCLQASYNVHLSTNCHSGSSDFVFQKGNGGPLPTSGPETNGPQYIIRHSGGRCMAVSNDNHLSLTSACKTRFYLTSKGKLKTVTGGNCFKNVNSGDNSLLKVSSCSDLGTEYTKTRDGAIQQLSSGRCFHPLGGSSYPSEGTKIVVYHGCNGKRLNFKFETVAGTATTSPPKPSSSFKLVHKATKFCVTASGSYLKLTQDKTKCLKFGLTSNNNLKEDDGKRCVKENYGYLYLTTCPNDYTFLFLSNGSVKSNKSTQCLKPRTVNEAYLGLSSTCNGDHETAFERVNI from the exons atgttgtttcaAATTGCATACACAGTAAGCTGTgtctttttgtgttttcactCTACAAATGGATACAGTGAAATAT GGCGAAAACCAAGGAATGTTATAGCTGGTCATTCCTATTTTGAAGATGTCAGCCAAGACAAAATGC aacAATTTCATATCCAGCACGATAAAACTCGAGTCTGCTTAGAAACAGACGGAAGAAATTTTATCTCCACAGTTTGTGACGATAAAAATCagaatcaaatttttaaatttcgtcCCACTGGTCATAACGAGGGGAACATTGAAAGTATTGGACAAAGAAAATGTCTGGCTGATTATGGCTCTGGTTTCACTTGGAGATCTTGCTCAGATGCTTCTCGATATTCATCCCAAATGATTTGGACATGTCATACACCATTGACAGAAAAAGGCGGGGTGTGGCAAGATCGAGATTGGGTTGGATTGAAATTAAAATCGGCAAAG AAATGTTTATCCGTTCAAACGGATGGTGCTGTCCGTTCCAAAACATGCGCAGAAGTGAAAGGAGATGATgagcaaaaaattattgttaaagaTAGAAAAGGCATGAACCTATGTGCGAAAGCAG GTTATTTTGGTCCACGTACCAATGATACTTCATACTATTATTTCAAACATCCAAAGTTTAAACTTCCTACCTTCGACAGATATGTAAGAGTGTTCATGGTGTATGGAAACGGAGTG taTCGAGCGTTTTCATCCAAATATGGTAGCGGAAGTCGTGCCACAGCCAAAATTACTGAGCATGCGCAAGATACAATGAATATTGTGGACAAG TTATACAGAAAGGCTCGTCTTCGTTTTGTTTTGGTTGGAGTAGAAGAATGGAACGTTCAAGATAAAATACCCAAGGCTACCGATTCTCGTTCGTTGCatgctaattttaaaaaatactgtcAAGGATTGCGGAAGAGAGAAAACAATAATTTTGATATAGCTGTGTATTTTTT CGACGGAGATATGTATGGTGCGGGAGGAACTGCAACTTCAAATTTTTGTCGACAATCAAACTGGAACGAAGTTTTTATAATTGCAaca TTGGGAGGTGACTCACGTTTAAAAGCTCGAGACTTAGCCAACACGTTGACACACGAGTTTGCACATGAGTTGGATTCATATCAACACACCTGGG ATCCTCCACATACTTGTCCTACCTACCACCTGTTTGGAGCCAGATGCACACTAGGTGGCAACGA TTGGCCAAAAGGTTTATCATCAAATGAAATTACAAAGTTACGCGATATTTCATATGATTGTTTAAAGAATAAACCAAACCAG AATCTCGTTCTACAATGTGGAAATGGTCGAATCGATCCTGGTGAAGAGTGTGATTGTGGAAGAGATCAG AATTGTTTAAGAAACAATCCTTGTTGCGACGGACAAATTTGTAAATTGAAATTACGTGCTGAGTGCAGTAATGAAAGATGCTGCTCTAATTGCAAG TGGAATCGAGCAAGCTCCAGTTGCCAAG gatcaataaaaaatatgaatggCGATTTTGGTGTGATTAACCAACCtgacacaaaaacaaaaaataattttgaaagttGGAAGATTGAAACAAGCAGGGGCAGCAAAGCAGTTCTATTTTTAACTATGTCATTATTTGAATTTGAAGAAGGTTGTCCGTACGATTATATTCAG GTGCATGATGGTCCTAATGCGAGATCTAAAGTACTTGGTAAATTTTGCCGAACACCGATTAATATGAAGGTGCAAGCGTCATCGAATTTCATGTTTGTTACATTGAAAACTGACAGTTCTCATGAAAGTAAATTCAAAATGGTGTACACAACACAATCTAATCTGAAAGAAAATG ATGTAACAAAGTATCTGATCAAAACAAAATCTGGAGACTGTTTATCTACTTATAATGGACTCGTTCGAATGTCTCGCACTTGCAACGAAGAATTTATCCTCACTAAAAGCCATCATTTGAAACACGTAGCTACAGGAAAATGTGCCGAGCCCGATAAATACTATGGGCGTATATATCCAAACGCTCAGTTAAAGTTGATATCCGATTGTACGTCACAATCGGGTAAATTCGGAATAATTGGAAACGGGAAGTTATTAAATGGGATAAGTGGATTGTGTCTCCAAGCATCATACAATGTTCATCTCTCAACTAATTGTCATTCTGGCAGTTCAGATTTCGTGTTTCAGAAGG GAAATGGTGGACCCCTACCAACCTCCGGCCCTGAAACAAACGGACCACAATACATTATCCGTCATAGCGGTGGTCGATGTATGGCGGTTTCCAATGACAATCATCTATCTTTAACAAGCGCTTGCAAAACTCGTTTCTATTTAACCAGCAAAGGTAAATTGAAGACAGTAACAGGAGGGAATTGTTTCAAAAACGTCAATAGTGGAGATAACTCACTGCTTAAAGTGTCTTCATGTAGCGACCTTGGTACGGAGTACACAAAAACCAGGGATGGCGCTATTCAACAGCTTTCTTCAGGTAGATGCTTCCATCCTCTTGGAGGTTCTAGTTATCCGTCTGAGGGAACAAAAATCGTCGTGTATCATGGTTGCAATGGGAaacgtttaaattttaaatttgagaCAG TAGCGGGAACAGCCACAACATCGCCTCCTAAACCAAGTTCATCATTCAAACTGGTACACAAAGCAACAAAGTTCTGTGTTACAGCAAGTGGTTCTTACTTAAAGCTAACTCAAGATAAAACCAAATGCCTCAAGTTCGGGTTAACATCAAACAACAATTTAAAAGAAGATGACGGGAAGAGATGTGTCAAAGAAAATTATGGCTACTTGTATTTAACGACGTGCCCAAATGATTACACTTTTTTGTTCCTAAGCAACGGCTCAGTAAAATCAAACAAATCAACACAATGCTTGAAGCCGCGAACTGTAAACGAGGCGTATCTTGGGTTATCGAGTACGTGCAATGGCGATCATGAGACTGCATTTGAGAGAGTAAACA tttga